One segment of Carya illinoinensis cultivar Pawnee chromosome 1, C.illinoinensisPawnee_v1, whole genome shotgun sequence DNA contains the following:
- the LOC122300631 gene encoding uncharacterized protein LOC122300631: MEGLIPMVFKVIKRNRVRREYRSLSSGSAQGYNIADFCTSDQISHVYTMPSTQKIDDGFNTERNGHRRYNSVGNYGVEFTLPEDKRMEAAAPPAGPNQLVRFRSHRMFSCVQRPANLSQYRVGSSTVPTSEGNEGV, translated from the exons ATGGAGGGTCTGATCCCCATGGTATTCAAGGTGATCAAGAGGAACAGAGTCCGCCGGGAATATCGCAGCCTCTCTTCCGGGTCTGCTCAAGGTTACAACATAGCCGATTTCTGCACCAGTGATCAGATCAGTCATGTATATACGATGCCTTCGACCCAGAAGATTGATGATGGTTTTAATACCGAGAGAAATGGTCACCGGCGGTACAACTCTGTCGGAAACTATGGCGTTGAGTTCACGTTGCCAGAAGATAAGAGAATGGAAGCTGCTGCACCACCTGCCGGCCCTAATCAACTTGTGCGATTTAGGAGCCACAGAATGTTCTCATGT GTTCAACGGCCTGCAAATCTGAGCCAATATCGAGTTGGATCAAGTACTGTTCCAACTTCCGAGGGTAATGAGGGTGTCTGA
- the LOC122278782 gene encoding thioredoxin-like fold domain-containing protein MRL7L, chloroplastic isoform X1, translating to MALQHTIRLPLSYLFSPFKENKFRSPNSATGVSHHKRCNRNVSSSKMEGFSLSSNSRKFPMLGRTMKTSILPAFRSVGKLKSNYGRNEREASSDSDEEGDPPSKKVNDPYLMDAGERREWRRKIREVIDKNPDVDEVDAAERRTKMQKLLADYPLVVEEDDPDWPEDADGWGFSLGQFFDKITIKNNKKDNDDNQDSDDEIVWQDDNYIRPIKDMTTLEWEEAVFKDISPLIILVHNRYKRPKENEKIREELEKAVHIIWNCRLPSPRCVAVDAVVEVELVSALEVSVFPEIIFTKAGKILYREKAIRTADELSKIMAFFYYGAAKPPYLNAIGDSQEAVPSVSINSQVC from the exons ATGGCACTACAACATACGATAAGGTTACCATTATCGTATCTGTTCTCtccttttaaagaaaacaaGTTCAGAAGTCCCAATTCAGCTACCGGTGTAAGTCATCACAAACGATGCAACCGTAATGTCTCTTCCTCAAAAATGGAGGGTTTTAGTCTCTCATCGAACTCACGAAAGTTTCCAATGCTG GGTCGTACAATGAAAACAAGTATATTACCAGCGTTCAGAAGTGTAGGGAAACTCAAGTCTAACTATGGAAGGAATGAGCGGGAAGCATCTAGTGATAGTGATGAGGAGGGTGACCCTCCTTCAAAGAAGGTAAATGATCCTTATCTTATGGATGCTGGAGAGAGACGTGAATGGAGGAGGAAAATCCGAGAAGTGATTGATAAGAACCCTGATGTTGACGAGGTAGATGCTGCAGAAAGGAGGACGAAGATGCAAAAGCTTTTGGCTGACTATCCCCTTGTTGTGGAGGAGGATGATCCTGATTGGCCTGAAGATGCTGATGGGTGGGGATTCAGCTTGGGTCAGTTCTTTGACAAGATTACCATCAAGAACAACAAGAAAGACAATGATGATAACCAAGATAGCGACGATGAAATTGTCTGGCAAGATGATAATTATATCCGTCCTATCAAAGACATGACCACTCTAGAATGGGAAGAAGCCGTGTTTAAGGACATCAGCCCATTAATCATTCTTGTACATAATCGCTATAAAAG ACctaaggaaaatgaaaaaatacgTGAGGAACTGGAAAAGGCCGTGCACATCATATGGAATTGCAGGCTACCTTCACCGAGA TGTGTCGCAGTTGATGCTGTTGTAGAGGTTGAGTTGGTCTCTGCTTTAGAAGTGTCAGTTTTCCCCGAGATTATTTTCACTAAAGCAGGGAAGATTTTATACCGCGAGAAAG CAATTCGAACTGCAGATGAGTTGTCAAAAATCATGGCATTCTTTTATTACGGGGCAGCCAAGCCACCTTATTTGAATGCCATTGGAGATAGCCAAGAAGCAGTTCCATCTGTTTCCATCAACAGTCAAGTGTGctga
- the LOC122278782 gene encoding thioredoxin-like fold domain-containing protein MRL7L, chloroplastic isoform X2, producing MKTSILPAFRSVGKLKSNYGRNEREASSDSDEEGDPPSKKVNDPYLMDAGERREWRRKIREVIDKNPDVDEVDAAERRTKMQKLLADYPLVVEEDDPDWPEDADGWGFSLGQFFDKITIKNNKKDNDDNQDSDDEIVWQDDNYIRPIKDMTTLEWEEAVFKDISPLIILVHNRYKRPKENEKIREELEKAVHIIWNCRLPSPRCVAVDAVVEVELVSALEVSVFPEIIFTKAGKILYREKAIRTADELSKIMAFFYYGAAKPPYLNAIGDSQEAVPSVSINSQVC from the exons ATGAAAACAAGTATATTACCAGCGTTCAGAAGTGTAGGGAAACTCAAGTCTAACTATGGAAGGAATGAGCGGGAAGCATCTAGTGATAGTGATGAGGAGGGTGACCCTCCTTCAAAGAAGGTAAATGATCCTTATCTTATGGATGCTGGAGAGAGACGTGAATGGAGGAGGAAAATCCGAGAAGTGATTGATAAGAACCCTGATGTTGACGAGGTAGATGCTGCAGAAAGGAGGACGAAGATGCAAAAGCTTTTGGCTGACTATCCCCTTGTTGTGGAGGAGGATGATCCTGATTGGCCTGAAGATGCTGATGGGTGGGGATTCAGCTTGGGTCAGTTCTTTGACAAGATTACCATCAAGAACAACAAGAAAGACAATGATGATAACCAAGATAGCGACGATGAAATTGTCTGGCAAGATGATAATTATATCCGTCCTATCAAAGACATGACCACTCTAGAATGGGAAGAAGCCGTGTTTAAGGACATCAGCCCATTAATCATTCTTGTACATAATCGCTATAAAAG ACctaaggaaaatgaaaaaatacgTGAGGAACTGGAAAAGGCCGTGCACATCATATGGAATTGCAGGCTACCTTCACCGAGA TGTGTCGCAGTTGATGCTGTTGTAGAGGTTGAGTTGGTCTCTGCTTTAGAAGTGTCAGTTTTCCCCGAGATTATTTTCACTAAAGCAGGGAAGATTTTATACCGCGAGAAAG CAATTCGAACTGCAGATGAGTTGTCAAAAATCATGGCATTCTTTTATTACGGGGCAGCCAAGCCACCTTATTTGAATGCCATTGGAGATAGCCAAGAAGCAGTTCCATCTGTTTCCATCAACAGTCAAGTGTGctga
- the LOC122278804 gene encoding poly(ADP-ribose) glycohydrolase 1 isoform X3 translates to MESREDLKSILPYLPLVIRSSSLSWPSEAMVEALKAMARGPSHSGVNSGEVLFLAISDLRNHAFYLSSDVLAPFAPHGYALFFDDLMSKEESTIWFEQIVPALANLLLRFPSLLETHYQQHAGSGRVNGVQSGLRLLPSQEPGIVLISQELIGALLGCSLFCLFPISNRDVEHLPMINFDHMFASLYDSYKESQENKIRCIIHYFERICSYIPMGHVSFERKVLPLEHRPLCISYPKDTFWSNSVIPLCRFEVQNSGLIEDQSGEALEVDFANKYIGGGALNRGCVQEEIRFMTNPELIAGMLFLPSMADNEAIEIIGAERFSSYNGYASSFRFSGDYVDKRDVDCFGRHKTRIIAIDALCNPRLRQYRQECLLREINKAFCGFFDQSKSKSQQYERLFQESACSGAEPDQSIQDLMDMSGNNLLLNESTYTSDETNKGVSLNQAIGNYVDCQNLGYEDNFGIVTGNWGCGAFGGDPELKTIIQWLAASQVTRWILSHQWTVGDLWNMLVDYSYQKHNGQTSVGFFTWLLPSLHGHDAEMSDLPNMP, encoded by the exons atggagagcAGAGAAGACTTGAAGTCGATATTACCGTATTTGCCACTGGTAATACGGTCGTCGAGTCTGTCATGGCCGTCAGAGGCGATGGTGGAAGCGCTGAAAGCGATGGCGAGAGGACCCAGTCACAGCGGGGTGAACTCAGGGGAGGTCCTATTCCTCGCCATTTCCGATCTCAGGAACCACGCTTTCTACCTCTCTTCCGACGTCTTGGCTCCTTTCGCTCCCCATGGCTACGCCCTCTTCTTCGATGAT TTGATGTCGAAGGAAGAATCGACAATATGGTTTGAACAGATTGTACCGGCATTGGCAAATTTGCTTCTGCGCTTTCCATCTTTGTTGGAAACGCACTATCAACAACATGCAGGCTCTGGCCGTGTCAATGGAGTTCAATCTGGTCTTCGTTTATTGCCTTCACAAGAACCTGGAATAGTATTAATCTCCCAG GAATTGATCGGTGCTCTTCTTGGATGCTCTTTGTTTTGTCTGTTCCCGATCTCTAATAGAGATGTTGAACACCTTCCAATGATCAACTTTGATCATATGTTTGC GAGTCTCTATGACAGTTACAAAGAAAGTCAGGAAAATAAGATAAGGTGCATTATACACTATTTTGAGAGGATATGTTCATATATACCTATGGGCCATGTCTCATTTGAGCGAAAAGTACTTCCTTTGGAACACCGTCCTCTATGCATTTCATATCCCAAAGATACATTCTGGAGCAATTCTGTGATTCCTCTCTGCCGTTTTGAG GTCCAAAACTCAGGCTTGATAGAAGATCAATCTGGTGAAGCTCTTGAAGTAGATTTTGCAAACAAGTATATTGGGGGTGGTGCTCTAAATAGGGGCTGTGTACAG GAAGAGATCCGTTTCATGACCAATCCTGAATTAATTGCTGGCATGCTCTTCTTGCCTTCCATGGCAGATAATGAGGCTATAGAAATTATTGGTGCTGAAAGGTTTTCAAGTTACAATGG GTATGCTTCTTCATTCCGTTTTTCTGGTGACTACGTGGATAAAAGAGATGTAGACTGCTTTGGAAGACATAAAACCAGGATCATTGCGATAGATGCATTATGCAACCCAAGGCTGAGACAGTACAGACAAGAGTGTCTCCTCCG GGAGATTAATAAGGCATTCTGTggcttttttgatcaatctaaATCTAAATCTCAGCAATATGAGAGACTGTTTCAAGAGAGTGCATGTTCTGGAGCTGAGCCTGATCAAAGCATACAAGATCTGATGGACATGTCTGGGAATAATCTTTTG TTGAATGAATCCACCTATACTTCAGATGAAACAAATAAAGGAGTATCTTTAAATCAAGCGATTGGAAATTATGTGGATTGTCAGAATCTGGGCTATGAAGATAATTTTGGGATTGTGACTGGTAATTGGGGCTGTGGTGCTTTTGGAGGAGATCCTGAACTTAAAACCATAATTCAGTGGCTTGCTGCTTCTCAG GTTACACGATGGATTTTGTCGCATCAGTGGACGGTTGGAGACCTCTGGAATATGCTGGTGGATTACTCATACCAGAAACACAATGGACAAACTAGTGTTGGCTTCTTTACATGGCTCCTTCCATCTCTACATGGCCATGACGCCGAGATGTCAGACTTGCCAAATATGCCTTAA
- the LOC122278804 gene encoding poly(ADP-ribose) glycohydrolase 1 isoform X1, protein MESREDLKSILPYLPLVIRSSSLSWPSEAMVEALKAMARGPSHSGVNSGEVLFLAISDLRNHAFYLSSDVLAPFAPHGYALFFDDLMSKEESTIWFEQIVPALANLLLRFPSLLETHYQQHAGSGRVNGVQSGLRLLPSQEPGIVLISQELIGALLGCSLFCLFPISNRDVEHLPMINFDHMFASLYDSYKESQENKIRCIIHYFERICSYIPMGHVSFERKVLPLEHRPLCISYPKDTFWSNSVIPLCRFEVQNSGLIEDQSGEALEVDFANKYIGGGALNRGCVQEEIRFMTNPELIAGMLFLPSMADNEAIEIIGAERFSSYNGYASSFRFSGDYVDKRDVDCFGRHKTRIIAIDALCNPRLRQYRQECLLREINKAFCGFFDQSKSKSQQYERLFQESACSGAEPDQSIQDLMDMSGNNLLLNESTYTSDETNKGVSLNQAIGNYVDCQNLGYEDNFGIVTGNWGCGAFGGDPELKTIIQWLAASQALRPFISYYTFGLKALQNLDQVTRWILSHQWTVGDLWNMLVDYSYQKHNGQTSVGFFTWLLPSLHGHDAEMSDLPNMP, encoded by the exons atggagagcAGAGAAGACTTGAAGTCGATATTACCGTATTTGCCACTGGTAATACGGTCGTCGAGTCTGTCATGGCCGTCAGAGGCGATGGTGGAAGCGCTGAAAGCGATGGCGAGAGGACCCAGTCACAGCGGGGTGAACTCAGGGGAGGTCCTATTCCTCGCCATTTCCGATCTCAGGAACCACGCTTTCTACCTCTCTTCCGACGTCTTGGCTCCTTTCGCTCCCCATGGCTACGCCCTCTTCTTCGATGAT TTGATGTCGAAGGAAGAATCGACAATATGGTTTGAACAGATTGTACCGGCATTGGCAAATTTGCTTCTGCGCTTTCCATCTTTGTTGGAAACGCACTATCAACAACATGCAGGCTCTGGCCGTGTCAATGGAGTTCAATCTGGTCTTCGTTTATTGCCTTCACAAGAACCTGGAATAGTATTAATCTCCCAG GAATTGATCGGTGCTCTTCTTGGATGCTCTTTGTTTTGTCTGTTCCCGATCTCTAATAGAGATGTTGAACACCTTCCAATGATCAACTTTGATCATATGTTTGC GAGTCTCTATGACAGTTACAAAGAAAGTCAGGAAAATAAGATAAGGTGCATTATACACTATTTTGAGAGGATATGTTCATATATACCTATGGGCCATGTCTCATTTGAGCGAAAAGTACTTCCTTTGGAACACCGTCCTCTATGCATTTCATATCCCAAAGATACATTCTGGAGCAATTCTGTGATTCCTCTCTGCCGTTTTGAG GTCCAAAACTCAGGCTTGATAGAAGATCAATCTGGTGAAGCTCTTGAAGTAGATTTTGCAAACAAGTATATTGGGGGTGGTGCTCTAAATAGGGGCTGTGTACAG GAAGAGATCCGTTTCATGACCAATCCTGAATTAATTGCTGGCATGCTCTTCTTGCCTTCCATGGCAGATAATGAGGCTATAGAAATTATTGGTGCTGAAAGGTTTTCAAGTTACAATGG GTATGCTTCTTCATTCCGTTTTTCTGGTGACTACGTGGATAAAAGAGATGTAGACTGCTTTGGAAGACATAAAACCAGGATCATTGCGATAGATGCATTATGCAACCCAAGGCTGAGACAGTACAGACAAGAGTGTCTCCTCCG GGAGATTAATAAGGCATTCTGTggcttttttgatcaatctaaATCTAAATCTCAGCAATATGAGAGACTGTTTCAAGAGAGTGCATGTTCTGGAGCTGAGCCTGATCAAAGCATACAAGATCTGATGGACATGTCTGGGAATAATCTTTTG TTGAATGAATCCACCTATACTTCAGATGAAACAAATAAAGGAGTATCTTTAAATCAAGCGATTGGAAATTATGTGGATTGTCAGAATCTGGGCTATGAAGATAATTTTGGGATTGTGACTGGTAATTGGGGCTGTGGTGCTTTTGGAGGAGATCCTGAACTTAAAACCATAATTCAGTGGCTTGCTGCTTCTCAG GCCTTAAGACCTTTCATTTCATACTACACATTCGGCTTGAAGGCATTGCAGAATCTAGACCAG GTTACACGATGGATTTTGTCGCATCAGTGGACGGTTGGAGACCTCTGGAATATGCTGGTGGATTACTCATACCAGAAACACAATGGACAAACTAGTGTTGGCTTCTTTACATGGCTCCTTCCATCTCTACATGGCCATGACGCCGAGATGTCAGACTTGCCAAATATGCCTTAA
- the LOC122278804 gene encoding poly(ADP-ribose) glycohydrolase 1 isoform X2 has product MESREDLKSILPYLPLVIRSSSLSWPSEAMVEALKAMARGPSHSGVNSGEVLFLAISDLRNHAFYLSSDVLAPFAPHGYALFFDDLMSKEESTIWFEQIVPALANLLLRFPSLLETHYQQHAGSGRVNGVQSGLRLLPSQEPGIVLISQELIGALLGCSLFCLFPISNRDVEHLPMINFDHMFASLYDSYKESQENKIRCIIHYFERICSYIPMGHVSFERKVLPLEHRPLCISYPKDTFWSNSVIPLCRFEVQNSGLIEDQSGEALEVDFANKYIGGGALNRGCVQEEIRFMTNPELIAGMLFLPSMADNEAIEIIGAERFSSYNGYASSFRFSGDYVDKRDVDCFGRHKTRIIAIDALCNPRLRQYRQECLLREINKAFCGFFDQSKSKSQQYERLFQESACSGAEPDQSIQDLMDMSGNNLLLNESTYTSDETNKGVSLNQAIGNYVDCQNLGYEDNFGIVTGNWGCGAFGGDPELKTIIQWLAASQCEFIFVGLKTFHFILHIRLEGIAESRPGYTMDFVASVDGWRPLEYAGGLLIPETQWTN; this is encoded by the exons atggagagcAGAGAAGACTTGAAGTCGATATTACCGTATTTGCCACTGGTAATACGGTCGTCGAGTCTGTCATGGCCGTCAGAGGCGATGGTGGAAGCGCTGAAAGCGATGGCGAGAGGACCCAGTCACAGCGGGGTGAACTCAGGGGAGGTCCTATTCCTCGCCATTTCCGATCTCAGGAACCACGCTTTCTACCTCTCTTCCGACGTCTTGGCTCCTTTCGCTCCCCATGGCTACGCCCTCTTCTTCGATGAT TTGATGTCGAAGGAAGAATCGACAATATGGTTTGAACAGATTGTACCGGCATTGGCAAATTTGCTTCTGCGCTTTCCATCTTTGTTGGAAACGCACTATCAACAACATGCAGGCTCTGGCCGTGTCAATGGAGTTCAATCTGGTCTTCGTTTATTGCCTTCACAAGAACCTGGAATAGTATTAATCTCCCAG GAATTGATCGGTGCTCTTCTTGGATGCTCTTTGTTTTGTCTGTTCCCGATCTCTAATAGAGATGTTGAACACCTTCCAATGATCAACTTTGATCATATGTTTGC GAGTCTCTATGACAGTTACAAAGAAAGTCAGGAAAATAAGATAAGGTGCATTATACACTATTTTGAGAGGATATGTTCATATATACCTATGGGCCATGTCTCATTTGAGCGAAAAGTACTTCCTTTGGAACACCGTCCTCTATGCATTTCATATCCCAAAGATACATTCTGGAGCAATTCTGTGATTCCTCTCTGCCGTTTTGAG GTCCAAAACTCAGGCTTGATAGAAGATCAATCTGGTGAAGCTCTTGAAGTAGATTTTGCAAACAAGTATATTGGGGGTGGTGCTCTAAATAGGGGCTGTGTACAG GAAGAGATCCGTTTCATGACCAATCCTGAATTAATTGCTGGCATGCTCTTCTTGCCTTCCATGGCAGATAATGAGGCTATAGAAATTATTGGTGCTGAAAGGTTTTCAAGTTACAATGG GTATGCTTCTTCATTCCGTTTTTCTGGTGACTACGTGGATAAAAGAGATGTAGACTGCTTTGGAAGACATAAAACCAGGATCATTGCGATAGATGCATTATGCAACCCAAGGCTGAGACAGTACAGACAAGAGTGTCTCCTCCG GGAGATTAATAAGGCATTCTGTggcttttttgatcaatctaaATCTAAATCTCAGCAATATGAGAGACTGTTTCAAGAGAGTGCATGTTCTGGAGCTGAGCCTGATCAAAGCATACAAGATCTGATGGACATGTCTGGGAATAATCTTTTG TTGAATGAATCCACCTATACTTCAGATGAAACAAATAAAGGAGTATCTTTAAATCAAGCGATTGGAAATTATGTGGATTGTCAGAATCTGGGCTATGAAGATAATTTTGGGATTGTGACTGGTAATTGGGGCTGTGGTGCTTTTGGAGGAGATCCTGAACTTAAAACCATAATTCAGTGGCTTGCTGCTTCTCAG TGCGAGTTTATCTTTGTAGGCCTTAAGACCTTTCATTTCATACTACACATTCGGCTTGAAGGCATTGCAGAATCTAGACCAG GTTACACGATGGATTTTGTCGCATCAGTGGACGGTTGGAGACCTCTGGAATATGCTGGTGGATTACTCATACCAGAAACACAATGGACAAACTAG
- the LOC122278827 gene encoding 4-hydroxy-tetrahydrodipicolinate reductase 2, chloroplastic-like: MATLLHQLTFFSGGIRPKSAIHLNQRSRSRSPLISMSSSASLVQHLEKTASPQDLSIPVMVNGCTGKMGKAVIKAADSAGLNLVPISFGSAEECGKTVQVNGKDFLVHGPADRENVLASVFDEHPNLIVIDYTVPSTVNDNAELYCRVGVPFVMGTTGGDRGRLYKTVEDSKVYAVISPQMGKQVVAFLAAMEIMAKEFPGAFSGYSLQVMESHQASKVDTSGTAKAVVSCFQKLGVSFDMDQIQMIRDPRRQFEMVGVPEEHLPGHAFHMYHLTSPDETVSFEFQHNVCGRSIYAEGTIDAVLFLAKKVRSKADKRIYDMIDVLREGNMR; encoded by the exons ATGGCGACCTTGCTCCACCAGCTGACGTTCTTTTCCGGGGGGATTAGACCTAAAAGTGCCATTCATCTGAATCAAAGGTCAAGATCAAGATCGCCTCTCATCTCTATGTCGTCTTCCGCATCACTCGTTCAACATCTCGAGAAAACGGCGTCGCCGCAGGATCTCAGCATTCCCGTCATG GTAAATGGTTGTACAGGCAAAATGGGGAAGGCTGTTATCAAAGCAGCAGATTCTGCAGGACTGAATCTTGTTCCTATATCATTTGGCTCTGCAGAGGAGTGTGGAAAAACTGTGCAAGTGAATGGGAAAGATTTTCTGGTACATGGTCCTGCTGACAGAGAAAATGTCCTTGCATCTGTATTTGATGAACATCCCAATTTGATTGTGATCGACTATACGGTGCCTTCCACAGTAAATG ATAATGCAGAGCTCTATTGTAGAGTTGGAGTGCCCTTTGTGATGGGAACCACTGGTGGAGATAGGGGCAGGCTCTATAAGACAGTAGAAGACTCTAAGGTTTATGCAGTAATTTCCCCACAAATGGGTAAACAG gttgttgcatttcttgcagcCATGGAAATTATGGCAAAGGAATTTCCCGGGGCCTTCTCTGGGTACTCCCtacag GTGATGGAGTCCCATCAAGCAAGCAAAGTGGACACATCTGGAACTGCCAAAGCTGTTGTTTCTTGCTTCCAGAAATTGGGCGTGTCTTTTGATATGGACCAA ATACAAATGATACGAGATCCCAGGCGACAATTTGAGATGGTGGGAGTTCCAGAGGAGCATTTGCCTGGTCATGCATTTCATATGTATCATCTGACGTCACCTGATGAAAC AGTTTCCTTTGAGTTCCAGCATAATGTTTGTGGTAGGTCAATATATGCTGAGGGTACCATTGATGCTGTGTTGTTCCTTGCTAAGAAG GTCCGGTCAAAGGCCGACAAGCGGATCTACGACATGATTGACGTCTTGCGGGAGGGAAACATGCGATGA
- the LOC122278847 gene encoding 6,7-dimethyl-8-ribityllumazine synthase, chloroplastic: MASFASTECFLPLHQSRLSLPTHHKHHPGNGSCSTFLQLQRAATHKSKSLSFTFSAQGTIPCVSVERNDRSSFVKTSAVRYLTGSVTRTQGLRFAVVVARFNEIVTKQLLEGALATFKNYSVQDEDIDVVWVPGSFEIGIAAERLGKSGKYHAVLCIGAVIRGDTSHYDAVANSAASGVLSAGLSSGVPCIFGVLTCDNMEQALNRAGGKSGNKGSETALTAIEMASLFEHHLK, from the exons ATGGCCTCGTTTGCTTCCACCGAGTGTTTCCTTCCCCTCCATCAATCGCGCCTCTCTTTGCCCACGCATCATAAGCATCATCCTGGCAATGGTAGTTGCAGCACTTTCTTACAACTTCAACGTGCTGCTACTCACAAGTCAAAATCTCTCTCCTTTACCTTTTCTGCGCAAG GAACGATTCCTTGCGTTTCCGTTGAGAGGAATGACCGCTCGTCTTTTGTAAAAACGTCCGCAGTTCGATATCTGACAGGATCTGTCACCAGAACTCAGGGTCTTCGCTTTGCCGTG GTTGTAGCACGATTTAACGAGATTGTGACAAAGCAACTGTTAGAGGGAGCGTTGGCTACATTCAAGAACTATTCTGTCCAAGATGAAGACATCGAT GTTGTATGGGTTCCTGGTAGTTTCGAAATTGGTATTGCTGCAGAAAGGCTTGGGAAGTCAGGAAAATATCATGCAGTTTTATGTATTGGAGCAGTG ATTAGAGGTGATACTTCCCACTATGATGCTGTTGCTAATTCGGCTGCATCTGGAGTTCTTTCAGCAGGTTTAAGTTCAG GAGTTCCATGCATATTTGGCGTTCTGACTTGCGATAACATGGAGCAG GCATTAAATCGAGCTGGTGGGAAATCTGGCAATAAGGGCTCCGAGACTGCTTTGACAGCT ATTGAGATGGCATCTTTGTTTGAGCACCATTTGAAGTGA
- the LOC122278862 gene encoding inactive glucose-1-phosphate adenylyltransferase small subunit 2, chloroplastic, whose product MVILQLSLPISMDLKKNGAINGSARIRRKLSSKFRCTLPPRLFISNSRQPQYPNLLFPSSHQSVAAIVLEDGSQSRLYPLTKKTSEGAIPIAANYRLVDAVVSNCINSNINRIYALTQFNSTSLNSHLSRAYTGQGPGKEGFVEVITAYQSLEDDDWFQGAADAVRRCLWLMEEYPVTEFLILPGHHLYKMDYQKIIEAHRNSKADMTIAALSARREQDPNFGFLRLNSENQVLEFRLKSDSEPITFVSEESPMKCNDVAYREFSSMGIYLINRDIMVKLLREHFPKANDFASEVVPGAISLGMKVQAFLFDGYWEDMRSIEAFYLANMESTKKADMAFNFFDKKSPIYTLPRVLPPTHVTDAIIIDSVIGGGCILGRCKIKGTVAGMKTRIGDGAVIEDSVIMGSDIYQMEDIRRSGVDRKGLDIPIGIGEDTQIRKAIVDKNARIGRNVLIINKDNVREGNNEANGYMISEGIVVVLHSAVIPNGSII is encoded by the exons ATGGTGATATTGCAGCTTTCTCTTCCTATATCCATGGATCTCAAAAAAAATGGTGCCATTAATGGATCAGCAAGAATCCGTCGAAAACTTTCATCGAAGTTCCGTTGTACACTTCCGCCAAGATTGTTCATATCCAATTCACGGCAGCCTCAGTATCCCAATTTGCTGTTTCCCTCAAGTCATCAG AGTGTAGCAGCTATCGTGTTAGAAGATGGATCGCAGTCAAGGCTTTACCCATTGACGAAGAAAACATCAGAAGGGGCCATTCCTATAGCAGCAAATTACAGACTCGTTGATGCAGTGGTCAGCAACTGCATTAACAGTAACATAAACAGGATATATGCTCTTactcaattcaattcaacttCTCTCAATTCCCACCTTTCCAGAGCTTATACTGGACAAGGTCCTGGAAAAGAGGGATTCGTTGAAGTTATCACTGCTTACCAGAGCCTTGAAGACGATGACTGGTTTCAG GGAGCTGCAGATGCTGTTAGAAGATGCTTGTGGTTGATGGAAGAGTATCCCGTGACTGAGTTTCTAATCCTTCCTGGCCACCATCTCTACAAAATGGACTACCAGAAAATCATAGAAGCACATCGAAACAGCAAGGCTGACATGACTATTGCAGCATTGAGTGCTCGGAGAGAGCAAGACCCAAATTTTGGCTTTTTGAGATTGAATTCAGAAAATCAAGTTCTAGAGTTTAGATTGAAGTCAGATAGTGAGCCAATCACTTTTGTTTCA GAGGAAAGCCCAATGAAATGCAATGATGTTGCATATCGAGAATTTTCAAGTATGGGAATATATCTCATTAATAGAGATATAATGGTAAAGCTTCTAAGAGAACATTTTCCCAAGGCAAATGACTTCGCAAGTGAAGTAGTACCAGGTGCAATATCCTTAGGAATGAAG GTACAAGCTTTTCTCTTTGATGGGTACTGGGAAGACATGAGGAGCATTGAAGCATTCTACCTAGCAAATATGGAAAGTACAAAGAAAGCAGACATGGCATTTAA CTTCTTCGATAAAAAGTCTCCCATCTACACTTTACCTCGGGTTCTGCCTCCAACTCATGTGACTGATGCTATAATAATAGACAGCGTCATTGGAGGTGGTTGCATTCTCGGT AGGTGCAAGATCAAAGGTACAGTAGCCGGTATGAAGACAAGAATTGGAGATGGGGCTGTAATAGAGGACTCAGTGATCATGGGTTCTGATATTTATCAA ATGGAAGATATTCGGCGGAGCGGCGTGGACAGGAAAGGCCTAGATATTCCTATAGGAATTGGTGAAGATACTCAAATAAGGAAGGCCATTGTAGATAAGAATGCAAGAATTGGCAGAAATGTTTTG ATTATAAACAAAGACAACGTCAGAGAAGGGAACAATGAAGCCAATGGGTACATGATCAGTGAGGGAATTGTGGTTGTTCTTCATAGTGCAGTCATCCCCAACGGCAGCATTATATGA